One stretch of Vicia villosa cultivar HV-30 ecotype Madison, WI unplaced genomic scaffold, Vvil1.0 ctg.000941F_1_1, whole genome shotgun sequence DNA includes these proteins:
- the LOC131632443 gene encoding histidine-containing phosphotransfer protein 4-like, whose translation MDRNNSRRQVAAMKQSLFDQGLLDEQFIQLEELQDDANPNFVEEIVTLYYRDSSRLISNLEQTLERNPLDFNKLDTIMHQFKGSSSSIGAKKVKAESTLIREYCRTGNAEGCRKSYQQMKKEYVALRKKLENYFQLARQVGPIERACRPK comes from the exons ATGGACAGAAACAATTCTCGCAGACAAGTTGCTGCAATGAAACAGTCACTCTTTGATCAG GGACTTCTTGATGAACAATTTATCCAACTTGAAGAACTGCAAGATGATGCTAATCCTAATTTTGTTGAGGAAATTGTGACTCTTTACTACCGCGATTCATCTAGGCTTATCTCTAACTTAGAACAGACACT GGAGAGGAATCCATTGGATTTCAACAAACTAGACACAATCATGCATCAGTTCAAAGGAAGCAGCTCAAG CATTGGAGCGAAAAAGGTGAAAGCAGAATCGACTCTAATTAGAGAATATTGCAGAACTGGAAATGCAGAAGG GTGTAGGAAGAGTTATCAACAAATGAAGAAAGAATATGTAGCTTTGAGAAAGAAACTTGAGAATTATTTTCAACTAGCTAGGCAAGTTGGGCCTATTGAAAGAGCATGCCGTCCAAAGTGA